TGTAAACAGGTGCTGACCCCTCAGGTTGCTTATGTTCTGACAAATATGCTTGAACGGGTCATTACAAACGGAACCGGCGTTACCGTCTCGAAAATAAGGAAAATTACCCCGTATGTCGCGGGGAAAACAGGTTCGTCAAGCCAGTACAGGGACGGCTTGTTCATGGGATACACGTCTTCTTTGGTAACCGGTGTTTGGACTGGGCTGGACGATTTTCATTCGATGGGAAGATTTATGGTCGGGGCTATCACTGCCGCGCCGATTTGGGACGCTTACATGTCTAAGGCGCTGAATATTTATCCTCCGAAGGCATTTAAAATTCCAAAAGGAGTGGTATTTGCGGAAATTAATCCTCACACGGGTTTAATTGCAAATTCAAATTATAAGGATCCGATTTTGATGCCGTATGTTTCGGGGACAGAGCCGACCTTGAGTAAAAAACAAAAAAAGATCAAAAACCCGCAGTTGTTTTTTGGACTGTTTTAATTATTTTATTTTAGCTATATAGATTCCTGCCGCCTTTCACCTGCAAAGGCGGCATGCACTTTTAAACGCAGGCAAAAGACGTGCAGAGCCTGCCCTCTTCAGAGCTTCTGGGCAGGGGAACGACAAACGAGAGGATAAAATTATTTTGAATACGCCAAAACCTTTGATAGACAGCCATGGCCGGAAAATAACCTATTTAAGGGTAAGCATAACGGACAGGTGCAACTTAAGATGCGTTTATTGCATGCCGGAAAAAGGGATTAATCCTTTAAGCCACAGCGAGATAATATCTTATGAGGATATTTTGAGATTTGTTAATGTCCTGGCAAATCACGGGGTTAATAAGATAAGAATTACCGGCGGCGAGCCCTTAGTGAGGAAGGGCTTAGTGGACTTTACCCGCAATTTGGGTAAAATAACGGGCATAACCGATATTTCCATGACCACGAACGGAACGCTTCTTGAAAAATATGCAGCCGAGCTTTATAATGCAGGACTCAAAAGGATTAATATAAGCCTTGATTCTTTGAAAGAAGACAGGTTCCGGCAAATTTCGAGGATGGGCAATTTAAAAGATGTTTTAATGGGCATAAAGCTTGCGCAAAAAACAGGTTTTAACCCCATAAAAATCAATACGGTACTGATAAAAGGGATAAATGACGACGAGATAATAGATTTCGTAAATTTTGCAAGGGAATTTGAAATTAACTTAAGGTTTATCGAATATATGCCTATCGGCGGAAATATTACGGAAACTATCACATCAAAATGGATTGAGGAGAAAATAAGAAGCGTGTTTGACGGCTTTGAGCTGATTTCAGGGAACGGGTATCAAGCGGTTAGTAAAGAATATGGATTTAAGGATAGCAACGCGGTTATCGGATTTATAAGTCCGTTATCGGAGCATTTTTGCACAGGCTGCAACAGGTTGCGGCTTACGGCTTCTGGCAAACTAAGGCTTTGCCTTTTTTACGACAGCGAATATGACATTAAAGAAATTCTAAGCGTCGGACGGGATGACGAAGCTATTTTTAACTGGGTTGCAGGTTTAATCCAGTTAAAACAGGATAAGCATAATTTTAGCGAAAAGGCTAAAAAGCCCGGTTCTTTATTATGGGCTAACGATTTTATGAACGGAATCGGCGGGTAATGATTACTAAAACACTGCAAGCAAAGGAGGAATTTTGGATCAAAAGAGTATTGTCGATATTAACATAGAAGACGAGATGAGGCAGTCATATCTTGATTACGCAATGAGCGTGATTATAGGAAGAGCTCTTCCTGAGGTTAAAGACGGGTTAAAACCGGTTCATAGAAGGATTCTTTTTGCTATGAACGAGATAGGCAATGATTTTAACAAGCCTTATAAAAAATCTGCAAGAATCGTCGGCGATGTAATAGGTAAATACCACCCGCACGGGGATGCGGCGGTTTACGATTCTATCGTCAGAATGGCGCAGGATTTTTCCTTAAGATATCCGCTTGTTGACGGGCAGGGGAATTTTGGTTCGATAGACGGAGACCCTCCTGCCGCCATGAGATATACCGAAATCAGAATGACCAAACTTTCGTCGTTTTTATTAGACGATATAGATTTCGAAACGGTTGACTTTGCCCCCAACTACGACGGTTCGTTAAAAGAGCCCGCCGTCCTGCCGGCTAAGTTTCCAAACCTGCTCATTAACGGTTCATCGGGTATCGCCGTAGGAATGGCATCAAATATTCCTCCGCACAATCTCATCGAAGCAATAGACGCAACGCTCCATTTTATGGATAATACAGGCTGCGGCATAGAGGAATTGACAGCCATAATCAAAGGCCCCGATTTTCCTACGGGAGGCATAATTTACGGTCATTCGGGAATAAATAATTATTTTAAAACGGGAAGGGGGCTTGTAAAGGTAAGGGCCAAGCACCATTTCGAGAAATCAAAAATAATCATAACCGAAATACCGTATCAGGTAAACAAATCAAAAATACTTGAAAGAATAGCCGAACTTGTTAAGGAAAAAAAGATTGAAGGAATATCCGACCTGCGTGATGAATCCGATAGGGAAGGGTTAAGAATAGTTATCGAACTAAAAAGGGATGCCAACGAGACCGTCATAATTAACAATCTTTTTAAACACACCCAGCTTGAGGAAACATTCGGAGTGATTTTTCTTGCGATAGTGAATAATCAGCCAAAAATATTAAATATAAAGGATATGATATCCCTTTTTGTGGATTTTAGAAAAGAAGTAGTTATAAAAAGGACGCTATTCGAATTAAAAAAGGCTGAATCCCGCCTTCATATATTGGAAGCTTTTAAAATTGTAGCCCAAAATATCGATGAAGTCATCGAGCTTGTAAAAACATCCGATTCCCCGTCCGTTGCCAAAGAGCGCCTTATGAAAAGATTTAATTTTTCCGAAATTCAGGCCCGCGCCGTTCTAGATTTAAAATTAGAGAAGATTACAAGCTTAGAGCGCAAACAAATTATTAAAGAATATGAGGAAATACTCGACAAAGTTAAAAAATTAAGAGACCTGCTGGGAAGCGAGATACTTATAAAGAATGTTATAAAGGAGGAGCTTAAGCTTATAAAGGATAAGTTTGGCGATGAAAGAAAGACGGAAATAGTACAGGAAGAAAACGAGGTAACCCTCACCGACCTCATACCAAATGAAGCCATGATAGTTATGATAACCGAAAACGGTTATATAAAAAGGACAAAGTTATCGACCTTTAAGGCTCAACATAGAGGCGGCAAAGGGCAGACGGGCATTAAATCAAAAGAAGAAGATTTTGTCGCAAACTCCTTCTGTGCAAATGCTCTTGAATCTATCCTGTTTATCACGAATATGGGGAATGCCTATAAACTAAATGTTTACGATATTCCTGAAACATTAAAATCCTCCAAGGGCAAACCTATCGTAAACCTTCTTAATTTAAGGGAAAAGGAACTGGTTTCATCCGTTCTTCCTATTGCAAATTTCGATAAGGATTATTCGATTTTTATTGCCACAAAAAACGGCCAGATTATTAAAACCTCGCTAGATAAATTTGCAAATGTCAGGAAAGGCGGGCTTATCGCAATAAGGCTTAAAGACGGCGACGAGGTCATAAGCACTCAAATTGCCGACAACGCCTTAAAGAATCAGCTTGTCGTAATAGCCACAAAAATGGGAAAGTCCATTTGCGTGGGTATTAACGATTTTAGAACTCTGGGCAGGGGAGCGATGGGTGTCAGGGGGATCAGGCTTTCCAAGAATGATTCCGTCGTTTC
This is a stretch of genomic DNA from Candidatus Acidulodesulfobacterium ferriphilum. It encodes these proteins:
- the moaA gene encoding GTP 3',8-cyclase MoaA, which codes for MPAAFHLQRRHALLNAGKRRAEPALFRASGQGNDKREDKIILNTPKPLIDSHGRKITYLRVSITDRCNLRCVYCMPEKGINPLSHSEIISYEDILRFVNVLANHGVNKIRITGGEPLVRKGLVDFTRNLGKITGITDISMTTNGTLLEKYAAELYNAGLKRINISLDSLKEDRFRQISRMGNLKDVLMGIKLAQKTGFNPIKINTVLIKGINDDEIIDFVNFAREFEINLRFIEYMPIGGNITETITSKWIEEKIRSVFDGFELISGNGYQAVSKEYGFKDSNAVIGFISPLSEHFCTGCNRLRLTASGKLRLCLFYDSEYDIKEILSVGRDDEAIFNWVAGLIQLKQDKHNFSEKAKKPGSLLWANDFMNGIGG
- the gyrA gene encoding DNA gyrase subunit A is translated as MRQSYLDYAMSVIIGRALPEVKDGLKPVHRRILFAMNEIGNDFNKPYKKSARIVGDVIGKYHPHGDAAVYDSIVRMAQDFSLRYPLVDGQGNFGSIDGDPPAAMRYTEIRMTKLSSFLLDDIDFETVDFAPNYDGSLKEPAVLPAKFPNLLINGSSGIAVGMASNIPPHNLIEAIDATLHFMDNTGCGIEELTAIIKGPDFPTGGIIYGHSGINNYFKTGRGLVKVRAKHHFEKSKIIITEIPYQVNKSKILERIAELVKEKKIEGISDLRDESDREGLRIVIELKRDANETVIINNLFKHTQLEETFGVIFLAIVNNQPKILNIKDMISLFVDFRKEVVIKRTLFELKKAESRLHILEAFKIVAQNIDEVIELVKTSDSPSVAKERLMKRFNFSEIQARAVLDLKLEKITSLERKQIIKEYEEILDKVKKLRDLLGSEILIKNVIKEELKLIKDKFGDERKTEIVQEENEVTLTDLIPNEAMIVMITENGYIKRTKLSTFKAQHRGGKGQTGIKSKEEDFVANSFCANALESILFITNMGNAYKLNVYDIPETLKSSKGKPIVNLLNLREKELVSSVLPIANFDKDYSIFIATKNGQIIKTSLDKFANVRKGGLIAIRLKDGDEVISTQIADNALKNQLVVIATKMGKSICVGINDFRTLGRGAMGVRGIRLSKNDSVVSMDLLSSADDYLIAFTEKGYGKKTKMTEFRKQNKGGKGIIAIKTGQRNGFVVSVLKASGDNDIIIITSNGKIIRINASDLRSIGRNTMGVKLINLDENERVVSALIASGDLKEIEQK